In Blautia wexlerae DSM 19850, a single window of DNA contains:
- the ychF gene encoding redox-regulated ATPase YchF produces the protein MKLGIVGLPNVGKSTLFNSLTKAGAESANYPFCTIDPNVGVVTVPDERLKLLGDFYHSKKVTPAVIEFVDIAGLVKGASKGEGLGNQFLANIREVDAIVHVVRCFEDSNVIHVDGSIDPIRDIETINLELIFSDLEILERRIAKVTKTARMDKEAAKELDFLQKVKTHLEDGKMAITMEMENEDEEAWMSTYNLLTWKPVIYAANVAEGDLADDGESNSHVQAVRKYAAEQNSEIFVICAEIEEEISELDDDEKKMFLEDLGLTESGLEKLVKASYHLLGLMSFLTSGEDETRAWTIKIGTKAPQAAGKIHTDFERGFIKAEVVNYQDLLDCGSYAGAREKGLVRMEGKEYVVQDGDVILFRFNV, from the coding sequence ATGAAATTAGGAATCGTCGGATTACCCAATGTTGGAAAAAGTACATTATTTAATTCATTGACAAAGGCAGGCGCAGAATCTGCAAATTATCCGTTCTGTACCATTGACCCTAATGTAGGTGTTGTTACAGTGCCGGATGAGAGACTGAAGCTTCTCGGAGACTTTTATCATTCTAAGAAAGTGACACCTGCTGTAATTGAATTCGTAGATATTGCAGGACTTGTAAAGGGAGCATCCAAAGGAGAAGGCCTTGGAAACCAGTTCCTTGCAAATATCCGTGAGGTAGATGCAATCGTTCATGTAGTCCGCTGCTTTGAAGATTCCAATGTTATCCATGTAGATGGAAGTATTGATCCTATCCGTGATATTGAAACTATTAATCTGGAGCTGATCTTCTCAGACCTTGAGATCCTTGAGAGAAGAATTGCAAAAGTTACAAAAACAGCACGCATGGACAAAGAGGCTGCCAAGGAGCTTGATTTCCTTCAGAAGGTAAAAACACATCTGGAAGATGGCAAGATGGCAATCACTATGGAAATGGAAAATGAAGATGAAGAAGCCTGGATGTCTACTTATAATCTGCTTACCTGGAAGCCTGTGATCTATGCAGCAAACGTAGCAGAAGGAGATCTGGCTGATGACGGTGAAAGCAACAGCCATGTACAGGCAGTGCGCAAATATGCGGCAGAGCAGAACAGTGAGATTTTCGTTATCTGTGCAGAAATCGAAGAAGAGATCTCTGAACTGGATGATGATGAGAAGAAAATGTTCCTGGAGGATCTGGGACTGACAGAATCAGGACTTGAGAAACTTGTAAAAGCAAGCTATCATCTCCTTGGACTGATGAGTTTCCTTACTTCAGGTGAGGATGAGACAAGAGCATGGACGATTAAAATCGGAACAAAGGCTCCGCAGGCAGCAGGTAAGATCCATACAGATTTTGAGCGAGGATTTATTAAAGCTGAGGTTGTAAATTATCAGGATCTTCTGGACTGTGGTTCCTATGCAGGTGCCAGAGAGAAAGGTCTTGTAAGAATGGAAGGTAAAGAATACGTTGTACAGGATGGAGATGTGATCTTATTCCGATTCAATGTATGA
- the lgt gene encoding prolipoprotein diacylglyceryl transferase — protein sequence MSIRFPGLGLVFDYVPRSFQIFGMEFTIYGVLIAVGALLGMGLVTLEAKRNGEDQNRYLDMMLISLLVSVAGSRLFYVAFSWGFYKENLNAILDFRNGGYALYGGLLFGFLAAAVFCRITKTSFWQSADIACPGILLGQAIGRWGNFFNRESFGEYTDLPWAMQIPVSAVRSGEVSGAMRDNLLTVNGISYIQVQPIFLYESLWCLLLFLLLMAMRRKKKYEGELFMIYLAGYGLGRFFFEWFRTDKLYIPGTKVGISLVISAILFAVFMPVVIIRRVMAQKRDTIRRQRRKRFLDESVKEKKMFPETSEMKPEPEIRPEMDEQVKPDVGNSPTNSKEEQ from the coding sequence ATGTCGATACGTTTTCCGGGACTTGGCCTGGTCTTTGATTATGTGCCACGCTCATTTCAGATATTTGGAATGGAATTCACCATATATGGAGTACTGATTGCCGTGGGTGCTCTTCTTGGAATGGGACTTGTGACACTTGAAGCGAAACGAAATGGGGAAGATCAGAACAGGTATCTCGATATGATGCTTATCTCCCTGCTGGTTTCAGTGGCAGGTTCCAGATTATTTTATGTGGCTTTTTCATGGGGATTTTATAAAGAAAATCTGAATGCCATACTGGACTTTCGAAATGGTGGTTACGCTTTATATGGTGGTCTGCTCTTTGGATTTCTTGCGGCAGCGGTATTTTGCAGGATTACCAAAACGTCATTCTGGCAGAGTGCCGATATTGCGTGTCCCGGAATACTTCTGGGACAGGCTATAGGGCGCTGGGGTAACTTTTTTAACAGAGAGTCTTTCGGAGAATATACAGATCTGCCATGGGCAATGCAGATACCGGTTTCAGCTGTGCGGTCAGGAGAAGTTTCGGGAGCAATGAGAGATAATCTGCTGACTGTAAATGGGATTTCATATATTCAGGTTCAGCCGATTTTTCTTTATGAAAGTCTGTGGTGTCTGCTGTTATTTCTGCTGTTGATGGCCATGCGCCGAAAAAAGAAATATGAAGGCGAATTGTTTATGATCTATCTGGCAGGTTATGGTCTGGGAAGGTTTTTCTTTGAATGGTTCAGAACAGATAAGCTTTATATTCCGGGGACAAAAGTGGGGATTTCGCTGGTAATTTCCGCTATATTATTTGCTGTTTTTATGCCTGTAGTGATCATACGCAGAGTGATGGCACAGAAAAGAGATACTATACGCCGGCAGAGGAGAAAAAGATTTCTGGATGAGTCAGTGAAAGAAAAAAAGATGTTTCCTGAGACTTCTGAAATGAAACCGGAACCGGAAATCCGGCCGGAGATGGATGAACAGGTAAAGCCAGATGTGGGAAATTCTCCCACAAATTCAAAAGAAGAACAGTAA
- a CDS encoding glycoside hydrolase family 3 C-terminal domain-containing protein, with protein sequence MKQQKLIEKMTIEEKAAILSGKTVWQTREIDRLSIPSIFLSDGPHGIRKQAGAGDHLGLNASMNATCFPTAATIANSWNQDLGEEIGQALGEEAASMDVNILLGPGLNIKRSPLCGRNFEYFSEDPYLSGKMAASYIRGIQSKGVYACPKHLAVNSQELRRMAMDAVVDERTLREIYLTGFEIAVKEGHAKAIMSSYNQINGIYANEDKHLLTDILRKEWGFDGIVVTDWGGSNDHVKGVAAGSNLEMPSCGYDSAREVIAAVRNGTLKEADLDERVGELVDAVMELTSGKKLSDKNFDRNAHHQLARKAAAESMILLKNEKQILPLDTKKSIAVIGDFVFSPRYQGAGSSMVNPTKVEDMSSILQQYDLNILGMTRGYQRNGDVDENDRKFALNLAMNADIVIFCFGLDEISESEGLDRTHMRIPQNQIDLLQDISKVNENIIGILSAGSAIEMPWHTCCKAILHGYLNGQAGASATLDILTGKVNPSGRLAETYPISYEQTPAFRYYPSNEKTSEYRESVYVGYRYYDTSKVRVQYPFGFGLSYTEFTYSDLIIEEDGIKVSVTNTGDRDGAEVVQMYVGLPNAIVFRPEKELKGFVKVYLKAGESRQLRIPFDDKTFRYWNIKTGQWEIETGTYQIMVGASVADIRLTGMTERIGNSKGYPYNPAKMPYYYTGIVQKISDEEFRELLGHEIPNGRWSGNLEINDAICQMYYAKSRLARLIYRYLTKMKKKSEAQGKPDLNILFIYNMPFRGIAKMTGGAVSMEMVYGIVDAVNGHFMLGVKKVVGGYFRNRRNNKKYEKLLKGAGGKCR encoded by the coding sequence ATGAAACAGCAAAAATTGATTGAAAAGATGACAATAGAAGAAAAGGCAGCGATCCTCAGTGGAAAAACTGTCTGGCAGACCAGAGAAATTGACAGGCTTTCCATCCCGTCCATCTTTCTTTCGGATGGACCGCATGGAATCAGAAAACAGGCAGGAGCAGGAGACCATTTGGGACTGAATGCATCCATGAACGCAACGTGTTTTCCCACAGCGGCGACGATTGCAAACAGCTGGAATCAGGATCTGGGGGAAGAGATTGGACAGGCCCTTGGAGAGGAAGCAGCAAGTATGGATGTAAATATCCTGCTTGGTCCGGGATTAAATATTAAAAGAAGCCCGTTATGTGGAAGAAATTTTGAATATTTTTCAGAAGATCCATATCTTTCCGGGAAGATGGCAGCGTCATATATTCGTGGAATACAGAGTAAAGGCGTTTATGCCTGCCCGAAGCATCTGGCGGTTAACAGTCAGGAACTTCGGAGAATGGCAATGGACGCAGTTGTTGACGAACGGACATTAAGAGAAATTTATCTGACCGGTTTTGAGATAGCTGTTAAAGAAGGACACGCAAAAGCAATCATGAGCAGTTACAACCAGATTAATGGGATTTATGCTAATGAGGACAAACATCTTTTGACAGATATCCTGCGCAAAGAATGGGGATTTGATGGAATTGTAGTAACAGACTGGGGCGGAAGCAATGACCATGTGAAAGGTGTTGCTGCCGGCTCAAATCTGGAGATGCCGTCCTGTGGGTACGATTCTGCAAGAGAAGTGATTGCTGCTGTCCGAAATGGAACGCTGAAGGAAGCGGATTTGGATGAAAGAGTTGGAGAACTGGTGGATGCAGTGATGGAACTGACATCAGGGAAGAAGCTTTCAGATAAAAACTTTGACAGAAATGCACATCATCAACTGGCAAGGAAAGCAGCAGCAGAAAGCATGATTCTTCTGAAAAATGAAAAACAGATTCTTCCGCTGGATACAAAAAAATCCATCGCTGTTATTGGAGATTTTGTTTTTTCACCCAGATATCAGGGGGCAGGGTCTTCTATGGTCAATCCAACAAAAGTAGAAGATATGTCATCGATTTTGCAACAATATGATCTGAATATTCTGGGGATGACAAGAGGCTATCAGAGAAATGGAGATGTAGATGAGAATGATAGAAAGTTTGCATTAAATTTGGCCATGAACGCAGATATTGTGATTTTCTGCTTTGGTCTTGATGAGATCAGTGAATCAGAAGGACTGGATAGAACCCATATGCGTATTCCGCAGAATCAGATAGATCTTCTGCAGGATATCAGTAAAGTGAATGAAAATATTATTGGAATACTGAGTGCAGGATCTGCGATAGAAATGCCATGGCACACCTGCTGCAAAGCGATTTTGCATGGCTATCTGAATGGACAGGCAGGCGCTTCTGCAACATTGGATATTCTGACCGGAAAAGTGAATCCATCAGGAAGACTGGCAGAAACATATCCCATATCTTATGAACAGACACCGGCATTCCGATATTATCCAAGTAATGAGAAAACATCGGAATACCGAGAGAGTGTTTATGTGGGATATCGCTATTATGATACTTCAAAAGTCCGGGTGCAATATCCATTTGGCTTTGGACTTTCCTATACGGAATTTACATATTCTGATCTTATCATAGAAGAGGATGGAATCAAAGTTTCGGTTACCAATACAGGTGACAGAGATGGAGCAGAGGTTGTTCAGATGTATGTAGGACTTCCTAATGCAATCGTGTTCCGACCGGAAAAAGAACTGAAAGGTTTTGTAAAAGTTTATCTAAAGGCAGGAGAAAGCAGACAGCTCAGGATTCCGTTTGATGATAAGACATTCCGTTATTGGAATATAAAAACGGGACAGTGGGAAATAGAAACAGGAACTTATCAGATTATGGTAGGAGCCAGTGTTGCAGATATTCGTTTAACAGGTATGACTGAGAGAATAGGAAATAGTAAAGGGTATCCGTATAATCCGGCAAAAATGCCTTACTATTATACAGGAATCGTGCAGAAAATATCAGATGAGGAATTTCGTGAACTTCTTGGCCATGAGATACCGAACGGGAGATGGAGTGGAAATCTGGAAATCAATGATGCAATCTGTCAGATGTATTATGCAAAAAGTCGACTTGCAAGGCTGATATATAGATATCTCACAAAAATGAAAAAGAAGAGTGAGGCACAGGGAAAGCCAGATCTGAATATTCTTTTTATTTACAATATGCCGTTTCGGGGGATTGCCAAGATGACCGGCGGGGCCGTCAGTATGGAAATGGTATATGGAATTGTCGATGCTGTGAATGGCCATTTTATGCTTGGAGTAAAAAAAGTAGTTGGCGGATATTTCAGAAACAGAAGAAATAATAAGAAATATGAAAAATTATTAAAAGGAGCCGGAGGGAAGTGCAGATGA